DNA sequence from the Candidatus Deferrimicrobiaceae bacterium genome:
GCGGATCTGGGGGAGTCGCTCGCCAGGGCGGTCAAGCGCCGGATGGAGCTTCAGCACGGCCCCGTCGTGCGCCCCTCCGACGTGCAGATTCCCCTCCCGGTGGTGGTTCCGCTCGCCGACGGGGGACCGTCCCCTTCGTCGTTTCCCGTCGTGACCTACCTTCTGATCGGGCTTTCGATCGGAGTCTACCTCTTCTCCCGGATCGGGGGAGGGACCCCGTCGCTGCCGGGAGGCCTTTCCGGGCTGCCGCCCGGGGCGGGGATCTCCTGGGGTTTTCTTCCCGCGGTGCTCGTCTCGATCTTCCTGCACGCGGGCGTGCTGCCGCTTGCCGCCGGCGTCCTCTTCCTGTTCGTCCTGGGGGATAACGTCGAGGACCGGATGGGGTGGCTCCCGTTTCTTTTTCTTTATCTTTTGTGCGGCGTCTTCGCGGGGGCGGCCCACTTGCTGTGGGGGAAGCCGGAAGGATACGCGGCCCTCGGGTCGGCGGGGGCGGTGGCGGGGGTGCTGGGCGCCTATCTCGTCTTCTTCCCGGACGTCTCCATCCGGATGTACGGGCTGGGGCAGATCCGGACCGTCCCGGCCTATCTGTTCGCCTGCGCTTGGGTGGCCGCCGCGTTCCTCATCGGCCCCGGCCCGTTCACGGATCTTGTCAACCCCGCCCTCCTCTCCCTACCCGGGAACATCGCGGGATTCGGGGCGGGGGTTTCCGGCGCGGTTCTCTGGCAGTTCTGGGAGACACCGTCCCCCGTTCCTCCCCCCCCGGACGAAGGATGACGGTTTTTCCGCAGATTCGACCTGTCCTCCCGGCCTTATAAGGAATCAAATGGGTGAACGGAGAAGAGGAATCCGCAAGGCAATTCTTTTCCCAATTGTCGAGAAATGTTCCCCTTTTTCTCCCGGCCGATGTCCCGCCCCAGGGCCCCGGGATTCCTCCTCACAGGGAATATTAATATTATCAATAGGTTACGACATGTTCGCCGGTCGTTCCAATAGGAATTGATTTTGCATCCCTTACAGGACATATTTCTTTGTTTTGTTTCATAATTTATTACGTTTCGAGGGAAATTCCCGCGAATTGTCGAGAGGCGTCGGAGGAATTCCAGCGAGGCAGGACGATCCGGCCATCGGGGGATAGAGAAAAGGGGAGAGATGAAACGACTCCTTTTCGCGGCGGTTATTGCCGTTTGCTTCTCTGGAGTATGCCTCGCCGGGGAGAAGACGGAACGGAAGGACGAGAACGACCGGGTGAGCTACAGCGTTGGGTATCAGATCGGGGGGGACTTCAAGCGCCAGGGAGTGGAACTGAATCCCGAAAAACTCGTGAAAGGGATCCAGGACGCCCGGTCCGGCGCGGAGCCCCTGATGACCCGGCAGGAAATGCACCAGGCCCTGGTGGACCTGAAAAAGAAGATCATGGCCGAGGAGCGGAAGCGGCGGAAGGAAGAGGCCGAGAAGATCCGCAAGGATGGGGAGGCGTTCCTCGCCGCAAACGGGAAGAAGAAAGGGGTGGTGACCCTCCCGAGCGGCCTGCAGTACAAGGTGATCGTGGAAGGGTCCGGGAAGTCGCCGAAGGCGACCGACGAAGTCACGGTTCACTACCGAGGGACCCTCATCGACGGGACCGAGTTCGACAGTTCCTACCAGAGGGGGAAGCCGTCGACCTTCCGGGCCGACAGCGTCATCGCCGGCTGGAAAGAAGCCATTCCGATGATGAAGGAAGGCGCGAAGTGGGAGCTCTTCCTCCCCGCGGACCTGGCCTACGGCGAACGCGGCGCCCTCCCCAACATTCCCCCCAACTCCGCCTTGATCTTCGATGTGGAGATGATCCAGGGGAATTGAGCCCGTCGCTTCCCGGGGTTTCTACTTTCCTTTGCGCAGCACCCGTTTGTCCCCCACCCGCAGGGTGACCTTGGACATGTCGAAGTGTTCGAGCAGCGGGATGACGTATTTCCGTGAGAGGCCGCCCGCCAAGTCCTTGAACTCCGGAACGGTGATCTCGCCCTTCTTCTCGAGGGAAGAGACGAGTTTCTCCTTCAGGCCCCCGATCACGCCCGCGTCGAAATAAAGATCCTTGACGCGCACGATGGCGCCCGACTTGACCAGTCCCTCGAGCGTCTTGTCGAACTCCTTTTTGTCCGGGGGGCGCAGCGTGTCCACAAGCTCCGGCTTCGACAGCGCGGCGAGGCCCGAATCGCGCAACTTCTGCGCAATCGAATGGGCCAGGGAAGAGGTGAGCTCGACCGACCTGGGGCGCCTCGCGGACAAGAGGAAAGAATCCCCCGTTCTTTCCGTCTCCGGGCGTGCCGCGAGGGAAAGTTCGACGAGTTCCGGGTCGGTCCCGACGGGAAACTGGGCGGCGATCTCCTCGCGGAGGAACCCCTCCCGGTCCGGGAAGCGGTCGTGGAGCGCCGCCAGCGCGAGGATCCCCTCCGTTCCGATCTCCTCCACGGTGGCGGAGTGCCAATAACGGTTCCCGCCGGCATCCGCCCGGATCTTTTCCGAGGAAAGGAGGCGCTCGATCCGGCCTTGCGCCGCGGCAAGCCCTACCCCTGCGATGACGGCGGCCTCCTTTTTCCCGAGCCCTTTACGCCCCGCCTCCTCGAAGGCGGCCAGGATCCGGGCCGCCGGCTCGGGCGACCGCAAAACGGGCAGCGCCGGCGGGACCGCTTTTCCCGTCCCCCTGCGCCGCGGGGGATAGGGGTTCAGGATTTGCCCTCCCCCGATCGTGTACCCGAAGTTCTCGAGCGGGGAGAAGCCGCGCAGGATGAACCGGTCCCCCCCCGCGAGGACGATCTCCTCGTCGAGCTCGATCCTTGCGTACCCCGATCCGCCGGGCGGTATCTCCGCGGCGCCGTACAGAAGGACCTTCGCCAGGGAAGAGGATGTTCCCGCGTGGAACGAGGCGCGCGCGCGGTTTTTCAGCGGCCGGGGGGCGAGCGGCAGGTATTCGAGGTATGCGTCGGCCGCCTTCGTGGGGGTAAAGGTTCCCGGGTGGCACAGGACCGACCCGCGCGGCACGCTCTCTTTTTCCACCCCCTGCAGGTTCACCGCGGTGCGCGTTCCCGCGGAGGACGATTCCGCCTGCCCCCCGTGGACCTGCAGCCCCCGGACGCGGGCGACCGGCCCGCCGGGCAGACCCTGGATCTCGTCCCCCGTCCGGACGGTCCCGCCCGTGATCGTTCCGGTCACCACCGTGCCGAACCCTTTCATGGAAAACGACCGGTCGACGGGAAGGCGGAAGAAAAGCTCGGGGTCCTTTCCCTTGACGCGCGCCGCGATGGCGTCGAGCGCATCGACAAGCGCCGGAAGCCCCTCCCCCGTGAC
Encoded proteins:
- a CDS encoding rhomboid family intramembrane serine protease, producing MDCPFCKISSMRRVLAGGKEIDRCLSCGALWFDCGEIRELTDGRLAADAEGETLPEPRGGELPKMHRQAASLFCPRCGGHIRAVDFQMTGIPVLHCLACHGYLAPRRCAAAISARFRSFRQQGKAFADLGESLARAVKRRMELQHGPVVRPSDVQIPLPVVVPLADGGPSPSSFPVVTYLLIGLSIGVYLFSRIGGGTPSLPGGLSGLPPGAGISWGFLPAVLVSIFLHAGVLPLAAGVLFLFVLGDNVEDRMGWLPFLFLYLLCGVFAGAAHLLWGKPEGYAALGSAGAVAGVLGAYLVFFPDVSIRMYGLGQIRTVPAYLFACAWVAAAFLIGPGPFTDLVNPALLSLPGNIAGFGAGVSGAVLWQFWETPSPVPPPPDEG
- a CDS encoding FKBP-type peptidyl-prolyl cis-trans isomerase, with the protein product MKRLLFAAVIAVCFSGVCLAGEKTERKDENDRVSYSVGYQIGGDFKRQGVELNPEKLVKGIQDARSGAEPLMTRQEMHQALVDLKKKIMAEERKRRKEEAEKIRKDGEAFLAANGKKKGVVTLPSGLQYKVIVEGSGKSPKATDEVTVHYRGTLIDGTEFDSSYQRGKPSTFRADSVIAGWKEAIPMMKEGAKWELFLPADLAYGERGALPNIPPNSALIFDVEMIQGN
- the selB gene encoding selenocysteine-specific translation elongation factor, yielding MSKRVIVGTAGHIDHGKSALVKALTGVDPDRLKEEKERGITIELGFAHLLLPSGTLAGIIDVPGHEKFVRTMVAGAAGIDIVMLIVAADEGVMPQTREHLDICRLLSIGDGLVALTKCDKADADWAALQEEEVRKFVGGTFLRDAPVVRVSAVTGEGLPALVDALDAIAARVKGKDPELFFRLPVDRSFSMKGFGTVVTGTITGGTVRTGDEIQGLPGGPVARVRGLQVHGGQAESSSAGTRTAVNLQGVEKESVPRGSVLCHPGTFTPTKAADAYLEYLPLAPRPLKNRARASFHAGTSSSLAKVLLYGAAEIPPGGSGYARIELDEEIVLAGGDRFILRGFSPLENFGYTIGGGQILNPYPPRRRGTGKAVPPALPVLRSPEPAARILAAFEEAGRKGLGKKEAAVIAGVGLAAAQGRIERLLSSEKIRADAGGNRYWHSATVEEIGTEGILALAALHDRFPDREGFLREEIAAQFPVGTDPELVELSLAARPETERTGDSFLLSARRPRSVELTSSLAHSIAQKLRDSGLAALSKPELVDTLRPPDKKEFDKTLEGLVKSGAIVRVKDLYFDAGVIGGLKEKLVSSLEKKGEITVPEFKDLAGGLSRKYVIPLLEHFDMSKVTLRVGDKRVLRKGK